A genomic region of Cannabis sativa cultivar Pink pepper isolate KNU-18-1 chromosome 1, ASM2916894v1, whole genome shotgun sequence contains the following coding sequences:
- the LOC115705553 gene encoding suppressor of mec-8 and unc-52 protein homolog 2 translates to MTSAKKNYKEKVRRKEEKAAEQPELPKYRDRAKERREDQNPDYEPTELGSFHAVAPPGTVDLGPAEAQKFSIEKSKYLGGDVEHTHLVKGLDYALLNKIRSEIDKKPDSGEESDGKQPRASKEDQHVSFRTATAKSVYQWIVKPQTVIKSNEMFLPGRMAFIFNMENGYSHDIPTTVHRSRADCPQPEEMVTVSVDGSVLDRISKIMSYLRLGSSGKVLKKKKKDRDVKAKISALAHDYDEDDKHSKPDSGFPKVQTEREILPPPPPLPPRKNHVDSREHQGPTTVARVEEEDIFVGEGVEYDIPGKDGSQSPLSEDMEESPRNKEKVSYFTEPVYGPVQPPALPQEWQEANGYDAMQTQALPGAYQGDWQEYQYAEQLAYPDQYIQPNMQAFEMQAEAANNVLQDPRFMTQEEKDRGLGSVFKRDDQRLQQLRERDAREKDPNFISESYSECYPGYQEYNREVVDSDDEDDLSKMDMGGRAKGRLHRWDFETEEEWATYNEQKEAMPKAAFQFGVKMQDGRKTRKQNKDQKLTNELHKINKILARKKNDKEGDDGGHYDDDLQPGKKLRV, encoded by the exons ATGACTTCTgcgaagaaaaattacaaagaaAAAGTTCGTCGCAA AGAAGAGAAAGCAGCAGAACAGCCTGAACTTCCAAAATACAGAGACCGAGCTAAAGAGCGTAGGGAGGATCAAAACCCTGATTATGAACCTACTGAATTGGGCTCATTTCATGCCGTTGCTCCACCTGGAACTGTCGATCTCGG GCCAGCTGAGGCACAGAAGTTTTCCATAGAGAAGAGCAAGTACCTTGGAG GTGATGTGGAGCATACTCACCTGGTGAAAGGTTTGGATTATGCTTTACTTAATAAAATTCGGAGTGAAATTGACAAGAAGCCGGATTCGGGTGAGGAAAGTGATGGAAAACAACCTAG GGCATCTAAGGAGGATCAACATGTATCATTTCGCACGGCGACTGCAAAG TCTGTTTATCAATGGATAGTGAAGCCCCAAACTGTTATCAAATCAAATGAGATGTTCCTTCCCGGTAGAATGGCTTTCATTTTTAACATG GAAAATGGATATTCTCATGACATTCCGACTACTGTGCATAGGAGTAGAGCTGACTGTCCACAGCCTGAG GAAATGGTTACTGTCAGTGTTGATGGTTCTGTACTTGATCGAATTTCTAAAATCATGTCATATTTACGTCTTGGATCTTCCGGGAAGGttctcaaaaagaaaaagaaggatAGAGATGTGAAAG CAAAGATATCTGCTCTGGCTCATGATTATGATGAAGATGATAAGCACTCAAAGCCTGATAGTGGGTTTCCAAAGGTTCAAACTGAACGAGAAATCCTGCCACCCCCACCCCCTCTTCCTCCCAGGAAAAATCATGTGGATTCAAGAGAACACCAAGGCCCAACAACTGTTGCTAGAGTAGAAGAAGAGGACATATTTGTTGGTGAAGGTGTGGAGTATGACATTCCTGGTAAAGATGGGAGCCAAAGCCCTCTGTCAGAGGATATGGAAGAATCTCCTCGAAATAAGGAGAAAGTTTCATATTTTACAGAACCTGTTTATGGTCCAGTCCAACCTCCTGCGCTACCTCAAGAATGGCAAGAAGCA AATGGGTATGATGCAATGCAAACTCAAGCCTTGCCTGGTGCCTATCAGGGAGACTGGCAAGAGTACCAATATGCTGAACAACTAGCTTATCCCGATCAGTATATCCAGCCAAACATGCAAGCATTTGAAATGCAAGCAGAAGCAGCAAACAATGTTCTGCAAGATCCACGGTTTATGACCCAAGAAGAGAAGGACCGTGGTCTGGGATCTGTGTTTAAGCGGGATGATCAGAGACTTCAACAGTTAAGGGAAAGAGACGCTCGAGAAAAGGATCCTAATTTTATTTCTGAGAGCTATTCTGAATGTTACCCTGGTTATCAGGAGTATAATCGTGAGGTTGTGGAcagtgatgatgaagatgacctATCAAAAATGGACATGGGTGGAcgg GCAAAAGGCAGGCTTCATCGGTGGGACTTTGAGACAGAAGAGGAGTGGGCAACATACAATGAGCAGAAGGAAGCCATGCCAAAAGCTGCTTTCCAATTTGGTGTTAAAATGCAAGATGGGCGGAAGACACGAAAGCAGAACAAGGACCAGAAACTCACTAATGAGCTTCACAAGATTAACAAGATACTTGCCAGAAAAAAGAATGACAAAGAGGGTGATGATGGTGGTCATTATGATGATGATTTACAACCAGGAAAGAAACTTAGAGTTTGA